The following proteins are encoded in a genomic region of Musa acuminata AAA Group cultivar baxijiao chromosome BXJ2-11, Cavendish_Baxijiao_AAA, whole genome shotgun sequence:
- the LOC103970944 gene encoding uncharacterized protein LOC103970944, with the protein MAETSDIHEEIAKCEAMAEDGRCEDAETTEKKKKRKIVADDHKEQTPVEAPPEKMELVGWYVFSFCSYFVHEFLVPVLFPLMITQRAWPAFDLPPAPAHTPSGVACSQKEMTLYQRLVDRSIAVDGSKFSPLSWTTVSWAVGVVVAIPILMLIAHHLDHGNHQPPILLGAIVAGGFSCLLTGFFNTNWLFPLYIAAIAVASIIGTAAQARHLGLMVRDLTGGTKGKRHFRRRQAVGSWLSLHGTAAGSLGAAVMAAFTYHMLRRSDQLTSLWVVSIFSGLQWLTGIVYAAFSTRPGSSTPTTPTSRARCAHLLTIFKNPHAIGGLAGVFLSSFACMCVFASCMLYVIGDLCIGPPLLLSLWAIYFTFPVVSLPVLHPVQLVARADAVSMQLLGFFMSAFTSGLGFSFREERWKRTHIILVCLLQSTANGVLYAFGRALLMDCSPAGKEGAIAVWFAWARAAGACAGFAVGTTSPGSITAAFAAALLASLVGVFVLIFGNVSHVGAIVAAGHVKEAENGDMEGNRD; encoded by the exons ATGGCTGAGACCTCGGACATCCACGAGGAGATCGCCAAGTGTGAGGCCATGGCCGAGGATGGCCGCTGCGAGGATGCGGAGACgactgagaagaagaagaagaggaagattgtAGCAGATGATCACAAGGAGCAGACGCCGGTCGAGGCGCCGCCGGAGAAGATGGAGCTGGTGGGGTGGTACGTTTTCAGTTTCTGCTCTTACTTTGTGCACGAGTTCCTCGTTCCGGTGCTCTTCCCTCTCATGATCACCCAAAGAGCCTGGCCTGCCTTCGACCTGCCTCCTGCTCCCGCCCACACTCCGAGTGGTGTTGCGTGCTCGCAGAAGGAGATGACTCT ATATCAAAGACTGGTCGACCGTTCGATCGCAGTGGACGGGTCCAAGTTCTCCCCTCTAAGTTGGACGACGGTCTCATGGGCGGTCGGCGTCGTCGTGGCCATCCCCATCCTCATGCTCATAGCGCATCACCTCGACCATGGCAATCACCAGCCGCCGATCCTTCTCGGTGCCATCGTAGCCGGCGGCTTCTCCTGCCTCCTCACTGGCTTCTTCAATACAAACTGGCTCTTCCCCCTCTACATCGCCGCCATAGCCGTCGCCAGCATCATTGGCACCGCCGCGCAGGCCCGTCACCTGGGCCTCATGGTGCGTGACCTCACCGGTGGCACCAAGGGAAAGCGCCACTTCCGTCGCCGTCAGGCCGTCGGTAGCTGGCTTTCCTTGCATGGCACCGCTGCAGGCTCACTCGGCGCCGCCGTCATGGCCGCCTTCACCTACCACATGCTTCGGCGGTCAGACCAGCTCACGAGCTTGTGGGTGGTCTCCATCTTCAGCGGCCTCCAATGGCTTACCGGCATTGTCTACGCCGCCTTCTCAACCAGGCCGGGGAGTTCGACACCAACCACACCGACGTCTCGAGCAAGATGTGCGCATTTGCTCACAATCTTCAAGAATCCACACGCCATCGGAGGCCTCGCCGGAGTGTTCTTATCGTCGTTCGCATGCATGTGCGTCTTCGCGAGCTGCATGCTATACGTCATCGGCGACCTTTGCATCGGACCGCCCCTCCTCCTGTCTCTGTGGGCGATCTACTTCACATTCCCGGTCGTGTCCCTCCCCGTGCTGCACCCTGTGCAGCTCGTCGCTCGCGCCGACGCCGTCAGCATGCAACTGCTGGGGTTCTTCATGTCGGCGTTCACATCGGGGCTGGGCTTCTCCTTCAGGGAGGAGAGATGGAAGCGGACCCACATAATTCTCGTGTGTCTCCTGCAGAGCACGGCCAACGGGGTCCTGTACGCGTTCGGCAGGGCGTTGCTGATGGACTGCTCCCCGGCGGGCAAAGAAGGGGCCATCGCCGTGTGGTTCGCGTGGGCGAGGGCGGCCGGCGCGTGCGCGGGGTTCGCGGTCGGAACGACGTCTCCCGGAAGCATCACGGCGGCGTTCGCGGCAGCGTTGTTGGCCAGCTTGGTGGGAGTCTTCGTGCTCATCTTTGGAAACGTCAGCCATGTGGGGGCGATAGTGGCCGCCGGCCACGTCAAGGAGGCGGAGAACGGAGATATGGAGGGGAATAGAGATTGA
- the LOC135626950 gene encoding E3 ubiquitin-protein ligase SINAT2-like, with the protein MDIPESQWTEDEFCAVGAETDRVPSYKSSASSGVKAGISSGSSVHELLECPVCTNSMFPPIHQCPNGHTLCSSCKQRVHNHCPTCRQELGNIRCLALEKVAESLELPCKYQHLGCSEIHPYYSKLKHEQLCRFRPYNCPYAGSECLVTGDIPMLVTHLKNDHKVDMHDGCTFNHRYVKPNPHEVENATWMLTVFSCYGHYFCLHFEAFLLGMAPVYMAFLRFLGEDSEARNFSYSLEVGGNGRKLIWQGVPRSIRDNHRKVRDSYDGLIIHRNMALFFSGGDRQELKLRVTGRIWKEQ; encoded by the exons ATGGACATCCCTGAATCCCAATGGACAGAAGATGAATTCTGCGCTGTGGGTGCCGAAACAGATCGCGTCCCGTCATACAAGTCTTCTGCCTCTTCTGGTGTTAAGGCGGGCATATCCTCCGGCAGTAGCGTGCATGAACTTCTTGAGTGCCCAGTTTGCACAAATTCTATGTTCCCTCCCATACACCAG TGTCCAAATGGTCACACTCTTTGTTCAAGCTGCAAACAGAGAGTACACAATCATTGCCCTACTTGTCGCCAAGAATTGGGAAATATCAGATGCTTGGCTCTTGAGAAGGTTGCAGAATCGCTGGAGCTACCGTGCAAATATCAACACCTGGGTTGCTCAGAAATACATCCATATTATAGCAAATTGAAACACGAGCAGCTATGCAGGTTCAGGCCCTACAATTGTCCCTATGCCGGTTCAGAATGCCTGGTCACTGGTGACATTCCGATGCTTGTTACCCATCTGAAAAATGATCACAAAGTGGACATGCATGATGGGTGCACATTTAACCATAGATATGTCAAACCAAATCCTCACGAGGTCGAAAATGCAACATGGATGCTGACC GTTTTCAGTTGTTATGGGCATTATTTTTGTCTTCATTTTGAGGCCTTTCTCTTGGGAATGGCTCCAGTTTACATGGCATTCCTAAGATTTCTCGGCGAAGACAGCGAGGCAAGGAACTTCAGCTACAGCCTTGAGGTGGGTGGCAATGGCCGAAAACTTATATGGCAAGGAGTGCCGAGGAGCATAAGAGACAATCACAGGAAGGTCCGAGATAGCTACGATGGGTTGATCATCCACCGGAACATGGCCCTCTTCTTCTCCGGTGGCGACAGGCAAGAGCTGAAGTTGCGAGTGACCGGTCGTATCTGGAAAGAACAGTAA